The Sinorhizobium alkalisoli genomic interval TTCCTGACGCCCTACAAGGGCGTCAATGTCGACGTCTATGGCAATCCGCCGCTCAAGAAGCAGGGCGAAATCCTGCTGAGCGCCACCACCTTCCGTTTCGACGGTTCCGACCTGATGCCAGGCAAGATCGGAGCAGGCGCCTTCTGGACCGGCATGGTCGACTTCGTCGGCGGCAAGTCCGCGGACGATGTTGCAGCCGACGTGCAGAAGGCCTGGGACGCCATTAAATAGGGTCGAAGCAAGCGGCGGACGACGGAGCGCGTCGTCCGCCATCCGGCCAACTCGGATTGTCCGTGGGGCGGGCAGTCGGAAACTACAGCGCCGCGCGTCATATCCGACGCACAACGGCCGCCGTAGCACCTTGAATTACCGCATGTCTTTGTCCTTAAATCGAGGGCGACCTGAGGAGACGTGCAAATTGAACGGTAGGGCCGCCAAGGTGATGTGCCGGGCGCCGGTTCCGCTCGCATGTGAGGGGAGGGATGTGTCATGCAGCTGATTGCTGCAATCGTCACGATGATAGCGGGCGTTCTGGCCTGTGCCGCCTATTTCTGGTCCACCAACTTCGTTCTCGACTGGATTTTTCCGTCAAAGGGCCTATCGGGGGCTGCCGCGTCGCGCAATCTGCGCATCACCAATGCCATCCGGCCCTGGCTGTTCCTGGCGCCGGCCCTATTCGCGCTGACGATCTATCTGATCTACCCGGTCGTTCAGTCCGTCTATCTGAGCTTTCACGGTCGCGCCGGACAGAATTTCGTCGGGCTGCGCAACTACGTCTGGATGCTCAATGACGGCGAGTTCCGCCAGTCGATCTTCAACAATTTCCTCTGGCTGCTCGTCGTGCCGGCGCTGTCGACCTTCTTTGGCCTCATCATCGCGGCCCTTACGGACCGCATCTGGTGGGGCAATATCGCCAAGACGCTGATCTTCATGCCGATGGCGATCTCCTTCGTGGGGGCCGCCGTCATCTGGAAGTTCATCTATGACTACCGGTCCGCGGGCTCCGAGCAGATCGGCCTCCTGAACGCCATCGTCGTTGCCCTCGGAGGCGAGCCGCAGGCCTGGATCACGCTGCCGTTCTGGAACAATTTCTTCCTGATGGTCATCCTCATCTGGATCCAGACCGGCTTTGCCATGGTCATCCTGTCGGCGGCACTGCGCGGTATTCCGGAGGAGACGATCGAGGCCGCGGTGATCGATGGTGCCAATGGCTGGCAGATCTTCTTCAAGATCATGGTTCCCCAGATCTGGGGGACGATCGCCGTCGTCTGGACCACCATCACCATCCTCGTTCTCAAAGTCTTCGATATCGTGCTGGCGATGACGAACGGGCAATGGCAGAGCCAGGTGCTCGCCAACCTGATGTTCGACTGGATGTTCCGCGGCGGCGGCGATTTCGGCCGCGGCGCCTCGATCGCCGTCGTCATCATGATCCTCGTCATTCCGATCATGATCTGGAACATCCGCAATGCGGCCAAGGAAACGGGAGGACACTGACATGACCGCGTCAAAACGCTCCCCGCTCACCTGGGTCGTCCATCTTTCCGTGCTGCTGCTGGTACTTCTCTGGACACTCCCGACCGCCGGCCTTCTGATCTCGTCGCTGCGCGACAAGGACCAATTGGCCGTTTCAGGCTGGTGGACGGCGCTTTCCACGTCGTCGCGCAACGATGTCGCGCGCGCACCGTCGCCCGAAAGCCAGGTCGAACGGGACGGCACCTTCGTCATTGCCGGCAATCTGCTGCAAGGCCAGGGCGGCGAGATTTCCGCCTTCGGCTTCTCCAGCCGCGAACCCACCGCATTCAAGTCGGGGGAGACGGCGGAACTCAATGACGGCGAGAGGCTGACCGTCCAGGCGGACGGCAGCTTTGAAATCGTCTCCAACACCCGTATGGAAGGGTCGCGTGGTCAGCGCATATTCTTCACCGCCTCAACGCCACCACGCTTCACGCTCGAAAACTACGGCGAAGTCCTGAGTGCGGCCGGAATCGGCAGGTCCTTCATCAATTCGCTGACGGTTGCGGTTCCCTCCACCGTCATTCCGATCCTGATCGCTGCCTTCGCGGCCTATGCGCTCGCCTGGATGACCTTTCCCGGTCGGGCGATCCTGATCGCCGTCGTCGTCGGACTTCTGGTCGTGCCGCTGCAGATGTCGCTCATTCCGCTTCTGAGGCTCTATAACGACGTCGGCGCCTTCCTCGGCCTCCCGGCCAAGACCTATATGGGCATATGGCTCGCCCATACCGGTTTCGGCCTGCCGCTTGCGATCTATCTCCTGCGCAACTACATGGCCGGCCTCCCGCGAGAGATCATGGAATCGGCGCGGGTCGATGGCGCCAGCGACTTCGACATCTTCGTCAAAATCATCCTGCCACTGTCGTTCCCAGCGCTTGCCTCCTTTGCGATTTTCCAGTTCCTCTGGACCTGGAACGATCTTCTCGTCGCCATCGTCTTCCTGGGTGCCGGCAATGACCAGCTCGTTCTGACAGGACGTCTCGTCAACCTCCTCGGGTCGCGCGGCGGCAACTGGGAAATTCTCACCGCTTCCGCCTTCATCACCATCGTCGTTCCGCTGATCGTGTTTTTCGCGCTGCAACGCTACCTCGTTCGTGGGTTGCTGGCGGGCTCGGTCAAGGGCGGCTGACTTCAAGGACAAGGACCCATAGAACGCATGAACATCAATGCAACGGCGAACTCCACCTTGCAGCCCGACAAGGACTGGTGGCGCGGCGCAGTGATCTATCAGATCTATCCGCGCTCGTTCCAGGACACAAATGGTGACGGCATCGGCGATCTCAGGGGTATCACCGCCCGGCTCCCGCATGTGGCGGCGCTTGGCGCCGACGCCATATGGATATCGCCCTTCTTCACCTCGCCGATGCGGGACTTCGGTTACGACGTCTCCAACTACACGGATGTCGATCCGCTCTTCGGCACGCTCCAGGATTTCGACGAGGTGATCGCCGAGGCGCACCGACTCGGCATCCGGGTGATGATCGACCTCGTCCTGTCGCATACGTCGGACGTGCACCCGTGGTTTATGGAGAGCCGCTCGAGCCGCACCAATGCCAAGGCTGACTGGTATGTCTGGGCGGATTCCAAGCCGGACGGAACGCCGCCCAACAACTGGCTGTCGATCTTCGGCGGCTCCGCCTGGGCCTGGGATCCGACGAGACAGCAATATTACCTGCACAATTTCCTGACCGCACAGCCTGATCTGAACCTGCACAATCCGGAGGTGCAGGAGGCGCTGCTCGCCGTCGAACGCTTCTGGCTCGAGCGTGGCGTCGACGGCTTCCGTCTCGACACAATCAACTTCTACTTTCATGACAAGGAGTTGCGCGATAATCCGGCACTGGCGCCGGCGCGCCGCAATGCCTCCACAGCGCCGGCGGTCAATCCGTACAACTATCAGGAACATATCTACGACAAGAACCGGCCGGAGAACCTGGAGTTCTTGAAGCGCTTCCGCGCGGTGATGGACGAGTTCCCGGCGATTGCCGCCGTCGGCGAGGTGGGCGACAGCCAGCGCGGTCTTGAGATCGCCGG includes:
- a CDS encoding ABC transporter permease subunit, producing MTASKRSPLTWVVHLSVLLLVLLWTLPTAGLLISSLRDKDQLAVSGWWTALSTSSRNDVARAPSPESQVERDGTFVIAGNLLQGQGGEISAFGFSSREPTAFKSGETAELNDGERLTVQADGSFEIVSNTRMEGSRGQRIFFTASTPPRFTLENYGEVLSAAGIGRSFINSLTVAVPSTVIPILIAAFAAYALAWMTFPGRAILIAVVVGLLVVPLQMSLIPLLRLYNDVGAFLGLPAKTYMGIWLAHTGFGLPLAIYLLRNYMAGLPREIMESARVDGASDFDIFVKIILPLSFPALASFAIFQFLWTWNDLLVAIVFLGAGNDQLVLTGRLVNLLGSRGGNWEILTASAFITIVVPLIVFFALQRYLVRGLLAGSVKGG
- a CDS encoding alpha-glucosidase, producing MNINATANSTLQPDKDWWRGAVIYQIYPRSFQDTNGDGIGDLRGITARLPHVAALGADAIWISPFFTSPMRDFGYDVSNYTDVDPLFGTLQDFDEVIAEAHRLGIRVMIDLVLSHTSDVHPWFMESRSSRTNAKADWYVWADSKPDGTPPNNWLSIFGGSAWAWDPTRQQYYLHNFLTAQPDLNLHNPEVQEALLAVERFWLERGVDGFRLDTINFYFHDKELRDNPALAPARRNASTAPAVNPYNYQEHIYDKNRPENLEFLKRFRAVMDEFPAIAAVGEVGDSQRGLEIAGEYTSGGDKVHMCYAFEFLSPDPLTPARIAEVLEQFHEVAPEGWACWAFSNHDVVRHVSRWGTSVRDHVAHAKLLSSVLMSLRGSVCIYQGEELALFEADLAYEDLRDPYGIQFWPDFKGRDGCRTPMVWESRLDGGFSEGRPWLPIPANHLSHAVAMQEGDPDSVLEHYRRFLQFRKAHPAFAKGEIEIVETRGPLLGIVRTHGDERLFCLFNMSGEAVAGHKPGGTLELLEGHGFVSDIKDNKINLPAWSAFFARLA
- a CDS encoding carbohydrate ABC transporter permease, which produces MQLIAAIVTMIAGVLACAAYFWSTNFVLDWIFPSKGLSGAAASRNLRITNAIRPWLFLAPALFALTIYLIYPVVQSVYLSFHGRAGQNFVGLRNYVWMLNDGEFRQSIFNNFLWLLVVPALSTFFGLIIAALTDRIWWGNIAKTLIFMPMAISFVGAAVIWKFIYDYRSAGSEQIGLLNAIVVALGGEPQAWITLPFWNNFFLMVILIWIQTGFAMVILSAALRGIPEETIEAAVIDGANGWQIFFKIMVPQIWGTIAVVWTTITILVLKVFDIVLAMTNGQWQSQVLANLMFDWMFRGGGDFGRGASIAVVIMILVIPIMIWNIRNAAKETGGH